One Sinorhizobium fredii NGR234 DNA window includes the following coding sequences:
- a CDS encoding S1C family serine protease, whose protein sequence is MFRLLAAILVFTGLASAVNADLLQTGGSRWVVLASTRDLDNAIGIANLYQHRFDDVRVAEASNGWLAVIAGPVSIARGAKAAREELWSAGGFPPDLFLSNGQSLRRTVWEPPKGRPIPTWSYKGGQPLVFSAGGLEIEVSHLAEGNTRYPSITLRRAGRLLIKEVLKGSESFGDNMNAEVRLVWLDRAVAEPQIIFSSHWNGAHCCTVSKILTKVGNGWTSIEGATLDGGGYRLQDIDGDGSVELLSVDNSFLYTFAPYVFSSAPLVISKLDGDRLIDMRWNSAFRRYYRRELFGWEYRAKLEPEIWRKNGFLSAWLALKSVLGESDQAWTVVLENYDRSSEWPLTVCDAPLKEGVCPEEATREVSFPEALRDHLARNGYLGPQVAKIEETSKPTEQPSPADSTSTPAAPEKGAASSAGTGFFISKQGHLVTNHHVIKGCSAIEVRRPGQLRLPANIVAVDPTNDLALLRVESDTGAYASVRVETRLGESVAVFGYPLSHVLASGGNFTLGNVTALAGLGNDTRFIQISAPVQPGNSGGPLIDSYGNVIGVVTSKLDALAALAVTGDIPQNVNFALRGASLYAFLLSYGISPVAGSNTQKLDAPELAERASSFSVAVTCE, encoded by the coding sequence ATGTTCAGACTACTTGCGGCGATACTCGTTTTCACGGGACTAGCTTCGGCGGTGAATGCCGATCTTCTGCAGACTGGGGGTAGCCGATGGGTTGTGCTCGCAAGTACGCGAGATCTCGACAACGCCATTGGCATCGCGAACCTTTACCAGCATCGCTTTGATGACGTTCGCGTGGCGGAGGCCTCGAACGGTTGGCTCGCAGTGATCGCAGGACCAGTATCAATCGCCCGAGGAGCGAAGGCGGCACGCGAAGAATTGTGGAGTGCTGGCGGGTTTCCCCCTGACTTGTTCCTTAGCAATGGGCAAAGCTTGAGACGCACCGTGTGGGAGCCGCCGAAAGGTCGGCCCATTCCCACCTGGTCGTATAAAGGTGGCCAGCCACTAGTCTTTTCAGCTGGAGGGCTCGAGATTGAAGTGTCTCATCTTGCCGAGGGCAATACTCGGTATCCGTCTATCACGCTTCGCAGGGCCGGACGTCTGCTCATAAAGGAAGTTCTGAAGGGGTCCGAGTCTTTCGGGGACAACATGAATGCTGAAGTGCGGCTCGTTTGGCTCGACCGCGCGGTCGCCGAACCACAGATCATCTTTTCATCTCATTGGAATGGAGCACATTGCTGCACAGTTTCTAAAATACTAACAAAGGTCGGCAACGGCTGGACAAGTATCGAAGGCGCTACGCTCGATGGCGGTGGGTATCGACTTCAGGACATCGACGGCGATGGCAGCGTGGAATTGCTCAGCGTCGACAATTCCTTCCTTTACACGTTTGCTCCTTACGTCTTCTCATCAGCTCCGTTGGTAATATCGAAACTCGATGGAGATCGTTTGATTGACATGCGCTGGAATTCTGCCTTCCGACGCTACTATCGTCGCGAGCTCTTTGGATGGGAGTACCGGGCAAAACTGGAACCAGAGATCTGGCGAAAGAACGGTTTTCTGAGCGCTTGGCTGGCATTGAAATCAGTGTTGGGCGAATCAGACCAAGCCTGGACCGTGGTCTTGGAAAATTACGATCGTTCAAGCGAATGGCCCTTGACCGTATGTGATGCTCCTCTGAAGGAAGGTGTGTGCCCAGAGGAAGCCACTCGCGAGGTGAGTTTCCCGGAGGCGCTGCGCGATCACCTTGCGCGTAATGGATACTTGGGTCCGCAAGTGGCGAAAATCGAGGAAACTTCAAAGCCCACTGAGCAGCCGTCACCCGCCGATAGCACATCAACGCCTGCGGCACCTGAGAAGGGCGCCGCCTCCAGTGCAGGAACAGGCTTCTTCATCTCAAAACAAGGCCACCTTGTCACCAATCACCATGTGATCAAGGGTTGCAGCGCCATCGAAGTGCGCCGCCCCGGCCAGTTGAGGCTTCCGGCAAATATTGTGGCAGTGGACCCCACCAATGATCTAGCTCTACTACGTGTGGAAAGCGATACGGGCGCATACGCATCTGTCCGGGTAGAAACACGGCTGGGCGAGTCAGTCGCCGTATTTGGCTATCCGCTTTCTCATGTCTTGGCCAGCGGAGGCAACTTCACCCTCGGCAATGTTACGGCGCTGGCTGGCCTTGGCAACGATACGCGTTTCATCCAGATATCTGCTCCCGTCCAACCGGGTAATAGTGGCGGCCCGCTAATTGATAGTTATGGCAATGTCATCGGCGTTGTGACGTCGAAGCTCGACGCACTGGCTGCACTTGCGGTAACAGGGGACATCCCCCAGAATGTAAATTTCGCCCTACGCGGAGCAAGCCTGTATGCTTTCTTGCTCTCCTACGGGATCTCGCCCGTGGCTGGGTCGAATACACAAAAACTGGACGCGCCGGAACTCGCTGAACGTGCTTCGTCATTCAGTGTGGCAGTCACCTGTGAATGA
- a CDS encoding ISNCY family transposase, whose protein sequence is MGLIAMSERDLQRIEVLSKVIDGRMTMVSAAHVLGLSTRQVRRLLDRISAGGAASIRHKAIGRPSNNRICDGVRDYAMAIVRERYADFGPTLAAEKLAELDGLTVSRETLRQWMADAGLWLSRKQRRTFHQPRLRREAYGELVQIDGSEHRWFEDRGDPCSLLVFIDDATGKLMQLRFVRSESAFTYFEALELYLKAHGAPVAFYSDKHSVFRVAKKDAKGGQGMTQFGRALCELNIEILCANSSQAKGRVERMNRTLQDRLIKDLRLEGICGMDDGNAFLPRFMERYNRQFAITPARSDDLHRPLNLAPDRLRDVLCKREQRYVGAQLTFSFERQRIMLEENEVTRGLVGRYVETHAYADGRLDVRWKGHSLPYRVFDKDQRVTHAAIIENKRLSDVLAYIKERQDERPAPKVRTNSEKNGYTPRGRKPGKRTDFMNDPVVIARRRQALSNLDAAE, encoded by the coding sequence ATGGGATTGATTGCGATGAGCGAGCGCGACCTGCAGCGGATTGAGGTTTTGTCGAAGGTGATCGACGGCCGCATGACGATGGTGTCGGCGGCGCATGTCCTGGGCTTAAGCACGCGCCAGGTGCGTCGGCTGCTGGATCGGATCAGCGCTGGCGGTGCGGCGTCGATCCGCCACAAGGCGATCGGTCGCCCATCGAACAATCGGATTTGCGACGGCGTGCGCGATTATGCCATGGCGATCGTGCGCGAGCGCTATGCGGATTTCGGTCCGACGCTGGCGGCTGAGAAGCTAGCGGAGCTTGATGGCCTGACGGTGTCGCGCGAGACCTTGCGCCAATGGATGGCGGACGCCGGTCTGTGGCTGTCGCGCAAGCAGCGGCGGACGTTTCATCAGCCGCGGTTGCGGCGCGAGGCCTATGGCGAACTGGTGCAGATCGACGGTTCCGAGCATCGCTGGTTCGAGGATCGCGGTGACCCCTGTTCATTGCTGGTGTTCATCGATGACGCGACCGGCAAGCTGATGCAGTTGCGCTTCGTACGATCGGAAAGCGCGTTTACGTATTTCGAGGCGCTGGAGCTCTATCTGAAGGCGCATGGTGCTCCGGTCGCCTTCTATTCCGACAAGCATTCGGTGTTCCGGGTGGCGAAGAAGGACGCCAAGGGCGGCCAGGGCATGACCCAGTTCGGGCGTGCACTTTGCGAGTTAAACATCGAGATTCTTTGCGCAAACTCGAGCCAAGCCAAGGGCCGAGTCGAGCGGATGAACCGGACGCTACAGGACCGGTTGATCAAGGATCTGCGCCTGGAGGGCATCTGCGGCATGGACGACGGCAACGCTTTCCTGCCTCGGTTCATGGAGCGCTATAACCGGCAATTCGCCATTACCCCTGCCCGGTCTGATGATCTGCATCGGCCGCTGAACCTTGCCCCGGATCGGCTGCGCGACGTCCTGTGCAAACGTGAGCAGCGTTATGTCGGTGCGCAGCTGACGTTTTCGTTCGAGCGCCAGCGGATCATGCTCGAGGAGAACGAAGTGACGCGCGGACTGGTCGGTCGCTATGTCGAGACCCATGCCTATGCCGACGGCCGGCTCGATGTGCGCTGGAAGGGGCATTCCCTGCCCTACCGGGTGTTCGACAAGGACCAGCGGGTGACGCATGCGGCGATCATCGAGAACAAGCGGCTTTCCGATGTGCTGGCCTACATCAAGGAGCGCCAGGACGAGCGGCCGGCGCCGAAGGTCAGGACCAACAGCGAGAAGAACGGCTACACGCCGCGCGGTCGCAAGCCGGGCAAGCGGACGGATTTCATGAACGATCCCGTGGTCATCGCCCGGCGGCGGCAGGCGCTCTCCAATCTTGATGCCGCGGAATGA
- a CDS encoding DUF5372 family protein gives MRIEFEVTHPFHPWRGQRFVLSTRKQNWGEDRVMFYDADGRLRSLLASWTDVAAPDVFIQIAAGRSFVRPDDLATLAALIEQIERSHGG, from the coding sequence GTGCGTATAGAGTTCGAGGTCACGCACCCGTTCCATCCGTGGCGCGGCCAGCGCTTCGTGTTGTCGACACGCAAGCAGAACTGGGGCGAGGATCGCGTCATGTTCTACGACGCGGATGGGCGGCTTCGCTCGCTGCTTGCGTCATGGACGGACGTCGCTGCACCCGATGTTTTCATTCAGATCGCGGCCGGTAGGTCGTTCGTGCGTCCAGATGATCTGGCAACCCTAGCCGCATTGATCGAGCAAATCGAGCGCAGCCATGGCGGCTGA
- a CDS encoding helix-turn-helix domain-containing protein: MPNETKRERLRELGALNARPEAVRAPWFRESTFFDPLDLVQVKYEMLRHVQEDGVNKADAAALFGLSRPTYYQAEAAFERDGIAGLLPRTRGPKSAHKLTDEVMQLIEQNQHAGAPLQARSLAELLHSTLGISVHPRSIERAIARKKKR, encoded by the coding sequence ATGCCCAACGAGACCAAACGTGAGCGACTGCGCGAGCTCGGAGCACTCAATGCGCGGCCCGAAGCCGTCCGTGCACCCTGGTTTCGTGAGTCCACCTTCTTCGATCCTCTCGATCTCGTGCAGGTGAAGTACGAGATGCTGCGTCACGTCCAGGAGGATGGCGTCAACAAGGCCGATGCCGCCGCGCTTTTCGGTCTGTCGCGGCCAACCTACTATCAGGCCGAGGCCGCGTTCGAACGCGACGGCATTGCCGGCCTGCTGCCGCGCACCCGAGGGCCAAAGTCGGCCCACAAACTCACCGACGAGGTCATGCAGCTCATCGAGCAGAACCAGCATGCGGGCGCCCCGCTGCAGGCGCGCTCCCTGGCAGAACTGCTGCATTCGACGCTCGGCATCAGTGTCCATCCCCGCAGCATCGAACGCGCGATCGCCCGTAAAAAAAAACGGTGA
- a CDS encoding transposase codes for MLPRSCKDFYETLRTAVLCGQACAKDMGAIVFHGLWQGLAVLIAQPPPPTHRRLESRPTASVAVHDRQLVHMLANMVLAAETRGNHVY; via the coding sequence GTGCTACCGCGCAGCTGCAAGGATTTCTACGAGACGCTGCGCACCGCCGTCCTTTGCGGTCAGGCCTGCGCCAAGGACATGGGCGCCATCGTTTTCCACGGCCTTTGGCAAGGGCTGGCGGTGCTGATCGCGCAGCCTCCCCCGCCGACGCATCGGCGGCTGGAATCACGGCCTACGGCTTCGGTCGCAGTGCACGATCGCCAGCTCGTGCACATGCTCGCCAACATGGTGCTGGCAGCAGAGACCCGAGGGAACCATGTCTACTGA
- a CDS encoding recombinase family protein yields the protein MSTDIAIKVDADHLRRDAFLYVRQSSLRQVFENTESTKRQYALRDRAVALGWPIERVHVIDSDLGLSGAQSQDRDGFQHLVSEVAMGHAGIVLGLEVSRLARNNADWHRLLELAALSRTLIMDEDGVYDPAYFNDRMLLGLKGTMSEAELHILKSRLQGGILNKARRGELEMPLPIGLVYTPDARVVLDPDRQIQDTVRLLFDTFRQTGSACAVVRRLRGEKILFPRRIRRGIGKGDVLWNEIDHSRVLQILHNPRYAGAFAYGRTRTAYNAKLKPVQLRVARSDWQVLIPDAHDGYISWAEYERNQAALEQNATGFSPGLRGRMPRQGSGLLQGRLLCGRCGARMRVHYEPFEGRLRPYYVCNEAVVRHAGKHCQWVRGAPVDEAVSALLLEVMAPAAIDVALAVQQEITQRVEQAAALRGTQLQRARYEAELARRRYLKVDPDNRLVADALEADWNARLRDLDALQREHERQNEADHSLLDEPAQQRIRALTADFPRIWNDERTGAVERKRMLGLLIEDVTLLVDDEVNINIRWRGGRTQSLSVARPRPMSVIRKTPAQVVALINELLEATNDRQIAARLNELGHRNWRGEPFTPKKVMLVRRTYGLKSRYERLREGGMLTGEEVAQQLGVCESTVHQLGRKGTLKRHRYASNHRYLYEPPGNVRLEKGAGSRYGGRQPRLIVAQPLQQGAS from the coding sequence ATGTCTACTGACATCGCCATAAAGGTTGACGCCGACCATCTGCGGCGTGATGCATTCCTCTACGTGCGTCAGTCCTCGCTTCGTCAGGTGTTCGAGAACACCGAGAGCACCAAGCGGCAATACGCCCTGCGCGATCGCGCCGTGGCGCTGGGCTGGCCGATCGAACGTGTCCACGTCATCGATAGCGACCTCGGCCTCTCCGGCGCGCAGTCGCAGGACCGCGACGGCTTCCAGCACCTGGTGAGCGAAGTGGCGATGGGACATGCAGGGATCGTGCTGGGGCTGGAAGTGTCGCGCCTGGCACGCAACAATGCCGACTGGCACCGTCTCCTTGAGCTGGCCGCCTTGTCGCGCACGCTCATCATGGACGAGGACGGCGTCTATGATCCGGCCTATTTCAACGACCGCATGCTGCTCGGCCTGAAGGGCACGATGAGCGAGGCCGAACTGCACATCCTGAAGTCGCGGCTGCAAGGCGGCATTCTCAACAAGGCGCGCCGCGGCGAACTCGAGATGCCGCTGCCGATCGGGTTGGTCTACACCCCTGACGCGCGGGTCGTGCTCGATCCCGACCGACAGATCCAGGACACGGTGCGGCTCCTGTTCGATACTTTCCGCCAGACCGGCTCGGCCTGCGCCGTCGTGCGCCGCCTGCGGGGCGAGAAGATCCTCTTTCCGCGGCGTATCCGTCGCGGCATCGGCAAGGGCGACGTCCTGTGGAACGAGATCGACCATTCCCGCGTGCTCCAGATCTTGCACAACCCGCGCTATGCCGGCGCCTTCGCCTATGGACGCACGCGCACCGCCTACAATGCCAAGCTGAAGCCCGTGCAACTGCGCGTGGCGAGATCCGACTGGCAGGTACTGATTCCCGACGCCCACGACGGCTACATTTCCTGGGCCGAATACGAACGCAATCAGGCAGCCCTGGAACAGAACGCCACCGGTTTTTCACCCGGCCTGCGTGGACGCATGCCCCGCCAGGGCAGCGGCCTGTTGCAGGGACGGCTGCTGTGCGGCCGCTGCGGTGCACGCATGCGGGTCCATTACGAGCCGTTCGAGGGGCGGCTGCGCCCATATTACGTCTGCAACGAAGCCGTCGTGCGACACGCCGGCAAACACTGCCAATGGGTGCGCGGTGCTCCGGTCGACGAGGCGGTGAGCGCGCTACTGCTGGAGGTAATGGCGCCGGCAGCGATCGATGTCGCGCTTGCCGTGCAGCAGGAGATCACCCAGCGCGTGGAGCAGGCCGCGGCGCTGCGCGGCACGCAGCTGCAACGCGCCCGCTATGAGGCTGAACTGGCCCGCCGGCGCTACCTGAAGGTCGATCCGGACAACCGCCTGGTCGCCGACGCGCTGGAAGCCGACTGGAACGCACGGCTGCGCGACCTCGACGCACTCCAGCGCGAGCACGAGCGCCAGAACGAGGCCGACCACTCGCTGCTGGACGAGCCAGCGCAGCAGCGCATCAGGGCGCTGACCGCCGATTTCCCGCGCATCTGGAACGACGAGCGCACCGGTGCCGTCGAACGCAAGCGCATGCTCGGCCTTCTCATCGAAGACGTGACGCTGCTCGTCGACGATGAGGTCAACATCAACATCCGTTGGCGCGGCGGGCGCACGCAGAGCCTGTCGGTGGCCAGACCTCGGCCTATGTCGGTGATACGCAAGACGCCGGCACAGGTCGTGGCGTTGATCAACGAGCTGCTGGAGGCCACCAACGACCGGCAGATCGCCGCTCGTCTCAACGAACTCGGGCATCGCAACTGGCGCGGCGAACCCTTCACGCCGAAGAAGGTCATGCTCGTGCGCCGCACCTATGGTTTGAAGAGCCGGTACGAACGGCTGCGCGAGGGCGGCATGCTCACCGGCGAGGAAGTAGCCCAGCAGCTCGGCGTATGCGAATCGACCGTTCACCAACTCGGGCGCAAAGGCACTCTCAAGCGTCATCGATACGCCAGCAACCATCGATACTTGTACGAACCGCCGGGCAACGTCAGACTCGAAAAAGGCGCCGGCAGTCGATATGGTGGCCGTCAACCCAGATTAATTGTCGCTCAACCACTCCAACAAGGTGCATCGTGA
- a CDS encoding DUF1778 domain-containing protein: MRAIKDVTIDIDEPNTVRMNFRTKERVKRTIQRAAALSGLDDSAFTINAAYQSAIATIAAHEATLLQTTDYQAFFDALDNPPKPTDRLRDAFKRYSETVVSK, translated from the coding sequence ATGCGAGCAATCAAGGACGTCACGATTGACATCGATGAGCCGAACACCGTTCGAATGAACTTCCGTACGAAGGAGCGCGTGAAGAGGACGATCCAGCGTGCCGCGGCACTTTCCGGCCTCGACGATTCTGCGTTCACGATCAACGCTGCCTACCAGTCTGCCATTGCCACGATCGCGGCGCATGAGGCGACCTTGTTGCAGACAACGGACTACCAGGCGTTTTTCGACGCTTTGGATAATCCGCCCAAACCGACCGATCGGCTGAGAGACGCGTTCAAGCGTTATAGCGAGACCGTAGTCTCTAAGTAA
- a CDS encoding MucR family transcriptional regulator, with translation MTETTLGASNELLAELTAEIVAAYVSTHVVPGAELPTLIADVHSALNNATAPAPVIAPIEKPKPAVSIRKSVQDDQITCLECGGAFKSLKRHLMTHHNLSPEDYREKWDLPADYPMVAPAYAEARSRLAKEIGLGERRKRRGK, from the coding sequence ATGACAGAAACCACGCTCGGTGCGAGCAACGAACTTTTGGCAGAACTGACGGCAGAAATCGTAGCCGCCTATGTCAGCACCCACGTGGTTCCGGGTGCCGAGCTTCCGACGCTTATCGCTGACGTTCATTCAGCGCTCAACAATGCCACTGCTCCCGCGCCGGTGATTGCTCCCATTGAGAAGCCGAAGCCAGCGGTCTCGATCCGCAAGTCTGTGCAGGACGATCAGATCACCTGCCTCGAATGCGGCGGCGCCTTCAAGTCGCTGAAGCGCCACTTGATGACCCACCACAATCTGTCGCCGGAAGATTATCGCGAAAAGTGGGACCTACCCGCGGACTACCCGATGGTCGCGCCCGCTTATGCGGAAGCCCGCTCGCGTCTGGCCAAGGAGATAGGCCTCGGCGAGCGCCGCAAGCGTCGTGGTAAGTAG
- a CDS encoding transposase, whose amino-acid sequence MADESNTGPVAAAEAVAETQAPAGKRKSSSRRQRTAAGQVAESKTTAKPKRYSETERADKLNLIEAEVAQGNSTLKDAIKSAGISEQTYYVWKKSAKPADRKPEESVVAGDDLADLIQLDKENLRLRNLLSDKLRAENAELRKRLGLD is encoded by the coding sequence GTGGCTGACGAGAGTAACACAGGACCAGTTGCCGCGGCTGAGGCGGTTGCCGAAACGCAAGCACCAGCTGGCAAAAGGAAGAGTTCGTCGCGGCGTCAAAGAACGGCTGCCGGACAAGTTGCGGAATCAAAGACGACTGCTAAGCCTAAGAGATATAGCGAGACAGAAAGAGCTGACAAGCTCAATCTGATCGAGGCCGAAGTGGCTCAAGGCAATAGCACCCTAAAGGACGCGATCAAGAGCGCCGGCATATCGGAGCAAACCTACTACGTGTGGAAGAAATCTGCTAAGCCTGCCGATCGAAAACCAGAGGAGTCTGTGGTGGCCGGCGATGACCTTGCCGATCTCATTCAACTCGATAAGGAAAACTTGAGGCTTCGCAACCTTTTGTCGGACAAACTGCGTGCGGAAAACGCCGAACTGCGCAAGAGACTTGGGCTGGATTAG
- a CDS encoding helix-turn-helix domain-containing protein, whose amino-acid sequence MLSVDPEKKRAKANAVDIYVGRRIRQRRRWQNMSQAALGEAIGVTFQQVQKYEKGSNRVGAGRLQQISDALEVHPSYFFEDMPDDTQSIGQGAPNQAYIPPEVIEFAASDEGVELIRAFSRVGNLNVRCRIVKLLKSLGEHDW is encoded by the coding sequence GTGTTGAGTGTTGACCCTGAGAAGAAAAGAGCCAAAGCGAACGCTGTGGATATTTACGTCGGCCGTCGAATTCGCCAGAGGCGACGATGGCAGAATATGTCCCAAGCGGCCCTCGGAGAAGCTATCGGGGTGACGTTTCAGCAGGTGCAAAAATATGAAAAGGGCTCGAACCGGGTAGGTGCGGGCCGACTTCAGCAGATATCTGATGCACTGGAAGTGCACCCTTCCTATTTTTTTGAGGACATGCCTGACGACACTCAGTCGATAGGGCAGGGCGCCCCTAATCAGGCCTATATCCCGCCCGAAGTGATTGAGTTCGCTGCAAGCGACGAAGGGGTCGAGCTCATCCGGGCGTTCTCCCGTGTCGGCAATCTCAACGTGCGCTGTCGAATCGTGAAGCTGCTCAAGTCTCTCGGCGAACACGACTGGTAA
- the nodD1 gene encoding transcriptional regulator NodD1 — protein MRFKGLDLNLLVALDALMTERKLTAAARSINLSQPAMSAAITRLRTYFRDELFTMNGRELVPTPRAEALAPAVREALLHIHLSIISWDPFNPAQSDRSFRIILSDFMTLMFLERVVVRVAREAPAVSFELLPFSDEPDELLRRGDVDFLILPEMFMSHTHPRAKLFDERFVCVSCPTNQKLPPQLSIDNYVSMGHVAAQFGKQRPSVEEWLLREHGLRRRVEVAVPGFTMIPSFLSGTDRIATLPLRLAMHFAKAIPLRITELPQPIFPAFTEAVQWPAPHSSDPASLWMREIFLQEASRVEFQSETSAHALSKADGAIRHP, from the coding sequence ATGCGTTTTAAGGGCCTTGATCTCAATCTCCTCGTTGCGCTCGACGCACTGATGACCGAACGCAAACTCACGGCCGCTGCACGCAGCATCAACCTGAGCCAGCCGGCGATGAGCGCAGCCATCACCCGGCTTCGGACCTATTTCCGCGACGAGCTATTTACCATGAATGGTCGCGAACTTGTACCAACTCCGCGAGCAGAAGCGCTCGCACCCGCAGTCCGCGAAGCCCTGCTGCACATCCATCTCTCCATCATTTCATGGGATCCGTTCAACCCAGCGCAGTCAGATCGCAGTTTCAGGATCATTCTTTCCGACTTCATGACGCTAATGTTTCTTGAAAGGGTTGTGGTGAGAGTGGCGCGGGAAGCGCCCGCCGTCAGTTTCGAGTTGCTGCCGTTTTCCGATGAGCCAGATGAGCTTCTCCGGCGTGGTGATGTCGATTTCCTGATCCTGCCAGAAATGTTCATGTCGCACACGCATCCCAGAGCGAAGCTGTTCGATGAGAGATTCGTGTGCGTGAGCTGCCCAACGAACCAGAAGCTACCGCCGCAGCTCTCCATCGACAACTATGTATCAATGGGGCATGTTGCGGCCCAATTCGGGAAGCAGCGGCCTTCCGTGGAGGAATGGCTATTGCGCGAGCACGGATTGCGAAGACGGGTCGAAGTCGCCGTGCCGGGTTTTACCATGATCCCGTCTTTTTTGTCGGGCACTGACCGCATAGCGACCCTCCCGTTACGACTGGCGATGCACTTCGCAAAAGCCATTCCCCTGCGGATCACCGAACTTCCGCAACCCATTTTTCCCGCGTTCACCGAGGCTGTCCAGTGGCCCGCGCCTCACAGCAGTGATCCGGCCAGTCTCTGGATGCGCGAGATATTTCTACAGGAGGCGTCTCGCGTTGAATTTCAATCCGAAACTTCGGCGCATGCTCTATCTAAAGCCGACGGCGCAATTCGCCACCCTTGA
- a CDS encoding mannose-1-phosphate guanylyltransferase/mannose-6-phosphate isomerase: MLPKIIPAIMAGGRGTRLWPLSRATAAKQFLKLIGEETLFQDTLKRVSDAKVYGAPLVITNEEFRFLVAEQARELGVTLSSIVLEPVPRNTAAAVAVAARIVADRFGEDALLLVLPSDHAITVDDTYKKCVRSACIAAAEGKLVTFGIQPTWPATGYGYIERGTYLGKDVHAVQCFVEKPSLEKAAALLETGNYYWNSGMFLFQAASIIAELEEHAPDVLSAVHAAVRGSTVDADFIRLAPESFSQAPSISIDYALMEKTANAAVVCSDFAWSDLGSWDAVWKNEEQNADGNVLKGNVTACNTKNSLVLSHTAHLAVQGMDGVAVIASEDAVFVGRLEEAHEIGNLVKRLAADENTARLTELHPTLIRPWGGYTTMLNGDRFQVRRLFVRPGKMLSLHKHFHRSEHWICVKGTAEVTIEDRVTILHENQSIYIPEGAIHRLGNPGKIMLELVEIQTGAYLGEDDIIRVADESRNEMPDSRRTGP, translated from the coding sequence ATGCTTCCAAAGATTATCCCAGCTATCATGGCAGGGGGTAGGGGCACAAGGCTCTGGCCTCTGTCACGCGCAACTGCCGCAAAACAGTTTCTAAAGCTAATCGGCGAGGAAACGCTCTTTCAAGACACGCTTAAGCGCGTTTCCGATGCCAAAGTTTATGGAGCACCACTCGTCATCACAAATGAGGAATTTCGCTTCCTGGTTGCCGAACAGGCGCGCGAGCTCGGGGTCACGCTTTCCAGCATAGTACTTGAGCCGGTGCCGCGCAACACGGCAGCCGCAGTAGCCGTCGCCGCCCGGATCGTGGCTGATCGGTTTGGTGAGGACGCGCTATTGCTTGTGCTGCCGTCGGACCACGCGATTACGGTAGACGATACTTACAAGAAATGCGTGCGCTCCGCCTGCATCGCCGCAGCGGAGGGCAAGCTCGTGACGTTCGGTATTCAACCCACTTGGCCAGCAACAGGATACGGATACATCGAACGTGGCACTTACCTTGGCAAGGACGTCCATGCGGTTCAATGTTTTGTCGAGAAACCAAGTCTCGAAAAGGCGGCGGCTCTTTTGGAGACCGGCAATTACTATTGGAACTCTGGGATGTTCCTTTTCCAGGCGGCCAGCATTATCGCCGAACTTGAGGAACATGCACCCGACGTGTTGTCGGCGGTGCACGCCGCGGTCAGGGGCTCAACGGTCGACGCCGATTTTATACGACTTGCCCCGGAGAGTTTCAGCCAAGCGCCATCCATCTCGATCGACTATGCACTGATGGAGAAAACCGCAAACGCCGCCGTGGTCTGCTCGGATTTTGCTTGGTCGGATCTCGGTAGTTGGGATGCTGTATGGAAGAATGAGGAGCAGAATGCTGATGGTAACGTGCTCAAGGGCAATGTTACGGCCTGCAACACGAAGAATTCGCTTGTGTTGTCGCATACCGCGCATCTCGCTGTACAGGGGATGGATGGAGTTGCAGTCATCGCTAGCGAGGACGCAGTCTTCGTCGGGCGACTGGAGGAGGCCCATGAGATCGGAAACTTGGTGAAGCGCCTCGCCGCGGACGAAAATACGGCACGTCTTACGGAATTGCACCCAACTTTGATACGGCCATGGGGCGGCTACACCACTATGCTTAACGGCGATCGCTTCCAAGTAAGGCGGTTGTTCGTACGCCCTGGGAAGATGCTTTCTCTCCACAAGCATTTTCATCGATCAGAGCACTGGATCTGCGTGAAGGGCACCGCAGAAGTGACAATCGAGGATCGAGTAACGATCCTGCACGAGAACCAGTCAATCTACATCCCCGAGGGGGCGATACATCGCTTGGGCAACCCTGGCAAGATCATGCTGGAGTTGGTCGAGATTCAAACTGGTGCCTACCTGGGCGAGGACGATATCATCCGCGTCGCAGACGAATCGAGAAATGAAATGCCAGATTCGAGGCGTACGGGCCCATAG